A part of Tachysurus vachellii isolate PV-2020 chromosome 4, HZAU_Pvac_v1, whole genome shotgun sequence genomic DNA contains:
- the pou4f1 gene encoding POU domain, class 4, transcription factor 1, translated as MMSMNSKQPHFAMHPSLPEHKYTTLHSSSEAIRRACLQTPQLQSNIFASLDETLLARAEALAAVDMAVSQGKAHPFKPDATYHTMNSVPCSSTSTVPIAPPHHPHHHHHHHHHQNLEPPDLMDHITSPSLTLMSSAHEAGGGAGGGGGGGGGGGGGGGGGGLISTSAHPHSHMHGLSHLSHQAAMNINSPLGHHHHPHHPHPGLLPSHPGSAQGASGLVPNGLPSLPDSDTDPRELEAFAERFKQRRIKLGVTQADVGGALANLKIPGVGSLSQSTICRFESLTLSHNNMIALKPILQAWLEEAEGAQREKTNKPELFNGAEKKRKRTSIAAPEKRSLEAYFAVQPRPSSEKIAAIAEKLDLKKNVVRVWFCNQRQKQKRLKFSAAH; from the exons ATGATGTCCATGAACAGCAAACAGCCTCATTTCGCCATGCATCCGAGTTTACCCGAGCACAAATACACTACTTTACACTCGAGCTCGGAAGCGATCCGGAGAGCGTGTCTCCAAACTccacag TTACAGAGCAACATCTTCGCGAGCCTGGACGAGACCCTTCTGGCGCGCGCCGAGGCCCTGGCGGCCGTGGACATGGCGGTGTCGCAGGGCAAAGCGCACCCGTTCAAACCGGACGCCACGTACCACACGATGAACAGCGTGCCGTGCTCGTCCACGTCCACGGTGCCCATCGCTCCGCCGCACCATccgcaccaccaccaccaccatcaccaccaccagaACCTGGAACCACCGGATCTGATGGATCACATCACCTCGCCTTCACTAACCCTGATGAGCAGCGCGCACGAGGCCggcggaggagctggaggaggcggcggaggaggaggtggaggcggcggtggaggtggtggaggcGGATTGATCTCCACCTCGGCGCATCcgcactcacacatgcacgGCTTGAGCCATCTCTCGCACCAGGCTGCTATGAACATCAACTCTCCGCTCGGACACCACCACCACCCGCACCATCCACATCCAGGGCTTTTACCCAGCCACCCCGGCAGCGCACAGGGCGCCTCCGGCCTTGTTCCTAATGGACTTCCCTCTCTGCCCGACTCGGATACGGACCCGCGCGAGCTCGAGGCGTTCGCCGAGCGCTTTAAACAACGGCGGATCAAACTCGGTGTCACCCAAGCGGACGTGGGAGGCGCCCTGGCCAATTTGAAAATCCCTGGCGTGGGCTCGCTCAGTCAGAGCACCATATGTAGATTCGAGTCTCTAACACTGTCCCACAACAACATGATAGCGCTCAAGCCCATTCTTCAGGCCTGGCTCGAGGAGGCCGAGGGCGCGCAGCGCGAGAAAACGAACAAACCTGAGCTGTTTAACGGCGCCGAGAAGAAGCGCAAGCGCACATCCATCGCCGCGCCCGAGAAGCGCTCTCTCGAGGCGTATTTCGCCGTTCAGCCGCGACCCTCCAGCGAGAAAATCGCGGCCATCGCCGAGAAATTGGACCTCAAAAAGAACGTGGTGCGCGTCTGGTTTTGCAaccaaagacaaaaacagaaacgGTTGAAATTTTCAGCGGCGcactga